From the genome of Haloterrigena sp. KLK7, one region includes:
- a CDS encoding fumarylacetoacetate hydrolase family protein, whose product MKLATFEVETPIGPVERIGAVAEATEDEDAPAGAATLVDLTAAYGAALEAEGEPAPADLARAHVPPEMIAFLERGDRAIEDAREALEYAAETDAERGPGGAKLRYEPDEYDLLAPLPRPNSLRDFMAIEEHVENSMDGEIPDVWYDLPVYYKGNADSVIAPGETIQWPAYSSIMDYELEIAAVIGTRGRDIDAEHAEEHVAGYTVFNDFSARDIQGEEMAGRLGPAKGKDFANGLGPYVVPADDIDVLEAPMTARVDGEVWSEGTVDEMYHSFADIIEHVSQSETLHPGDVIGSGTVGEGCGLELGRFLEDGSTVELEIEGIGALEHAVVE is encoded by the coding sequence ATGAAACTCGCCACGTTCGAGGTCGAGACCCCCATCGGCCCCGTCGAGCGCATCGGGGCCGTCGCCGAAGCGACCGAGGACGAGGACGCGCCCGCGGGAGCCGCGACGCTGGTCGACCTCACCGCCGCCTACGGCGCCGCCCTCGAGGCCGAGGGCGAACCCGCACCGGCCGATCTCGCGCGGGCGCACGTCCCGCCGGAGATGATCGCCTTCCTCGAGCGCGGCGATCGGGCGATCGAAGACGCCCGCGAGGCCCTCGAGTACGCGGCCGAGACAGACGCCGAGCGCGGCCCCGGCGGCGCGAAACTCCGGTACGAGCCCGACGAGTACGACCTGCTCGCGCCCCTTCCTCGCCCCAACTCGCTGCGGGACTTCATGGCCATCGAGGAGCACGTCGAAAACAGCATGGACGGCGAGATCCCCGACGTCTGGTACGACCTGCCGGTCTATTACAAAGGCAACGCCGACAGCGTCATCGCGCCCGGCGAGACGATCCAGTGGCCCGCGTATTCCTCGATCATGGACTACGAACTCGAGATCGCGGCCGTGATCGGAACGCGGGGTCGGGACATCGACGCCGAACATGCGGAGGAGCACGTCGCCGGCTACACCGTCTTCAACGACTTCAGCGCACGCGATATCCAGGGCGAGGAGATGGCGGGTCGACTGGGTCCGGCGAAGGGGAAGGACTTCGCGAACGGCCTCGGTCCCTACGTCGTGCCCGCCGACGACATCGACGTCCTCGAGGCGCCGATGACCGCCCGCGTCGACGGCGAGGTCTGGTCCGAGGGCACCGTCGACGAGATGTATCACTCCTTCGCCGACATCATCGAACACGTCTCGCAGTCAGAGACGCTCCACCCCGGCGACGTCATCGGCAGCGGCACCGTCGGCGAGGGCTGTGGCCTCGAGTTGGGCCGGTTCCTCGAGGACGGATCGACCGTGGAACTCGAGATCGAGGGGATCGGCGCCCTCGAGCACGCGGTCGTCGAGTGA
- a CDS encoding PIN domain-containing protein yields the protein MATPTQVALDTSALMMPVELDVRLFDELERLLDSFEPTAPQAVLEELRRLSEKGGEEGTAANVGHDLATERCLVVDTEASYADDALVELAREDVVDYVVTNDRPLRDRVLEASVPVIALRGRNKLAITQP from the coding sequence ATGGCTACGCCGACGCAGGTCGCCCTCGACACGAGCGCGCTCATGATGCCCGTCGAACTCGACGTGCGGCTGTTCGACGAACTCGAGCGGCTACTCGATTCGTTCGAGCCGACGGCCCCGCAGGCCGTCCTCGAAGAACTCCGTCGCCTCTCGGAGAAAGGCGGCGAGGAGGGAACGGCCGCGAACGTCGGCCACGATCTGGCGACCGAGCGCTGTCTCGTCGTCGACACGGAGGCGTCGTACGCCGACGACGCGCTGGTCGAACTCGCCCGCGAGGACGTCGTCGACTACGTCGTCACGAACGATCGCCCGCTGCGCGACCGGGTGCTCGAGGCGAGTGTACCGGTAATTGCATTACGCGGGAGAAACAAGTTAGCGATCACTCAACCATAG
- a CDS encoding GTP-dependent dephospho-CoA kinase family protein, giving the protein MTRDDSPAETDADADANANADADGAASTPDIDEQLLVLPDELRHELKEPMGPIETDADRLLEDVDGPLIAVGDVVTYHFLQAGRPPDVALVDERTKRSAVDEEIRETVTEGTTVEVVNPPAEISQAVVEALLEGLARDEPTTILVEGEEDLVALPAIVAAPEGGSVVYGQPDEGMVHVKVTEEHRQDMRALLDRFEGDVDRFWELLEATGD; this is encoded by the coding sequence GTGACCCGCGACGATTCTCCCGCGGAGACGGACGCGGACGCGGATGCGAACGCAAACGCGGATGCGGACGGAGCGGCGTCGACTCCCGATATCGACGAGCAGTTACTGGTCCTGCCCGACGAGCTCCGCCACGAACTCAAGGAGCCGATGGGACCGATCGAGACCGACGCCGACCGGCTTCTCGAGGACGTCGACGGCCCGCTGATCGCCGTCGGCGACGTCGTCACCTACCACTTCCTGCAGGCGGGTCGCCCGCCGGACGTCGCGCTCGTCGACGAGCGGACCAAGCGGTCGGCCGTCGACGAGGAGATCCGCGAGACCGTCACCGAGGGAACGACCGTCGAGGTCGTCAACCCGCCCGCGGAGATCTCGCAGGCGGTCGTCGAGGCCCTCCTCGAGGGACTGGCCCGCGACGAGCCGACGACGATCCTCGTCGAGGGCGAGGAGGATCTGGTCGCCCTGCCGGCGATCGTCGCCGCTCCCGAGGGCGGCAGCGTCGTCTACGGCCAGCCCGACGAGGGGATGGTCCACGTGAAAGTCACCGAGGAACACCGGCAGGACATGCGAGCGCTGCTCGACCGGTTCGAGGGCGACGTCGATCGCTTCTGGGAGCTACTCGAGGCGACCGGCGATTAG
- a CDS encoding cyclase family protein — protein sequence MSELLTSDDAALIDLSIGLEDGPPSEPMPPSIDAFDHEVGAERLAENLRELGHDVDAEDFPAGMGLAWEDLEVIPHAGTHLDAPWHYGPEVDGEPAKTIEEIPLEWCRGNAVVLDFRWMDPGEEIGVADLEEALAALEHDLSPGEIVLIQTGADELWGTPEYLTQFPGMSAEGTKFLVERGVKVIGTDAYGFDKPFAEMGRRYVDSGDESELWPAHFAGREVEYCQIEKMANLDALPRRTEVPIVAFPIKIEGGSAGWVRPVAFVEEHETAGEA from the coding sequence ATGAGTGAATTGTTGACATCCGACGATGCCGCGCTGATCGACCTGAGCATCGGCCTCGAGGACGGGCCGCCGAGCGAACCGATGCCGCCGTCGATCGACGCCTTCGACCACGAGGTCGGCGCCGAACGGCTCGCCGAGAACCTCCGGGAGCTGGGCCACGACGTCGATGCCGAGGATTTCCCGGCGGGGATGGGACTCGCGTGGGAGGACCTCGAGGTCATCCCGCACGCGGGCACCCACCTCGACGCGCCGTGGCACTACGGCCCCGAGGTCGACGGCGAACCGGCGAAGACGATCGAGGAGATCCCCCTCGAGTGGTGTCGCGGGAACGCCGTCGTCCTCGATTTCCGGTGGATGGATCCGGGCGAGGAGATCGGCGTCGCCGACCTCGAGGAGGCCCTCGCGGCCCTCGAGCACGACCTCTCGCCGGGCGAGATCGTCCTGATCCAGACCGGCGCCGACGAGCTGTGGGGCACGCCCGAGTACCTCACGCAGTTCCCCGGCATGAGCGCCGAGGGAACGAAGTTCCTCGTCGAGCGGGGGGTGAAGGTGATCGGAACCGACGCCTACGGCTTCGACAAGCCGTTCGCCGAGATGGGCCGACGGTACGTCGACTCCGGCGACGAGTCGGAGCTGTGGCCGGCCCACTTCGCCGGTCGCGAGGTCGAGTACTGCCAGATCGAGAAGATGGCCAACCTCGACGCGCTTCCGCGGCGGACGGAGGTGCCGATCGTCGCGTTCCCGATCAAGATCGAGGGCGGGAGCGCTGGCTGGGTCCGTCCGGTCGCTTTCGTCGAGGAGCACGAAACGGCGGGTGAAGCATGA
- a CDS encoding geranylgeranyl reductase family protein, producing the protein MYDFVVVGVGPPGARFARRAAEEGYDVLALEKGRVGEPLACSGHVSTDVWEFTGEGAREELFQNEIYGARFHVGGPRSEAYPFYKREVASNVIDRVGLDRHLADLAREAGADVREEHTVTDVTERRDRVEVVASGPDGALEFEAKMLAGCDGPRSRVREELGLPEPEELLHGVLAFSEEEDHQDFVDVHLTAPTFFAWRIPRGSAGVEYGLAAPPGVQVTKHFEELIDGYEIDVSHRCSGAIPIGPPDRVTTRRAFLIGDAAAQTKPFTGGGILYGMTSADHAVREIDPDRPTTLAAYERAWREDLEREQELGHWLRRAYSLPEPVQHVGLGALAGEIGVHMDRPTSLVSPSHLRAMVSRLLR; encoded by the coding sequence ATGTACGATTTCGTCGTCGTCGGCGTCGGCCCGCCGGGAGCTCGGTTCGCTCGCCGAGCCGCCGAGGAAGGGTACGACGTGCTGGCCCTCGAGAAGGGGCGGGTCGGCGAGCCGCTGGCCTGTTCCGGCCACGTGAGCACGGACGTCTGGGAGTTCACGGGCGAGGGCGCCCGCGAGGAGCTGTTCCAGAACGAGATCTACGGCGCCCGGTTCCACGTCGGCGGGCCGCGCAGCGAGGCCTACCCCTTCTACAAGCGGGAGGTCGCCTCGAACGTCATCGACCGCGTCGGACTGGACCGCCACCTCGCGGACCTCGCCCGCGAGGCCGGCGCGGACGTCCGCGAGGAGCACACCGTGACCGACGTGACGGAGCGCCGCGACCGCGTCGAGGTCGTCGCCAGCGGTCCCGACGGCGCCCTCGAGTTCGAGGCGAAGATGCTCGCGGGCTGTGACGGTCCGCGCTCGCGGGTTCGGGAGGAACTCGGACTGCCCGAACCCGAGGAGTTGCTCCACGGCGTCCTCGCGTTCTCCGAGGAGGAGGACCACCAGGACTTCGTCGACGTCCACCTCACCGCGCCGACGTTCTTCGCGTGGCGCATCCCGCGGGGGTCGGCGGGCGTCGAGTACGGACTGGCCGCGCCGCCGGGCGTGCAGGTCACCAAGCACTTCGAGGAACTGATCGACGGCTACGAGATCGACGTCTCGCACCGCTGTTCGGGCGCGATCCCGATCGGGCCGCCCGACCGCGTGACGACCCGCCGCGCGTTCCTGATCGGCGACGCGGCCGCCCAGACCAAGCCGTTCACCGGCGGGGGCATCCTCTACGGCATGACCAGCGCCGACCACGCCGTCCGCGAGATCGATCCCGATCGGCCGACGACGCTCGCGGCCTACGAACGCGCCTGGCGCGAGGACCTCGAGCGCGAGCAGGAACTGGGCCACTGGCTCCGCCGGGCCTACTCGCTCCCGGAGCCAGTCCAGCACGTCGGCCTCGGCGCGCTCGCCGGCGAGATCGGCGTCCACATGGACCGTCCGACGTCGCTCGTCTCCCCGTCGCACCTGCGGGCGATGGTCTCGCGACTGCTCCGCTGA
- the spt4 gene encoding transcription elongation factor subunit Spt4 — MASDRLVCRECHRVNEPDNDTCESCNSSSLTEDWAGYVVIAHPEDSEIATEMQVTEPGAYALKVR, encoded by the coding sequence ATGGCATCGGATCGCCTCGTCTGTCGCGAGTGTCACCGGGTCAACGAACCCGACAACGACACCTGCGAGAGCTGTAACTCCTCGTCGCTGACCGAGGACTGGGCCGGCTACGTCGTCATCGCCCACCCCGAGGACAGCGAGATCGCCACCGAGATGCAAGTCACCGAGCCCGGCGCGTACGCGCTGAAAGTCCGCTAA
- a CDS encoding translation initiation factor IF-2 subunit gamma: protein MEGNGQPEVNIGLVGHVDHGKTTLVQALSGSWTDQHSEEMKRGISIRLGYADATFRYCDGLEEPECYTVEEECPDGSESEPLRTVSFVDAPGHETLMATMLSGASLMDGAVLVVSANEPVPQPQTEEHLMALDIIGIDNIVIAQNKVDLVSGDQARQNYEEIQEFVEGTVAEGAPVVPVSAGQEVNLDLLIQAIEEEIPTPERDPDADPRMHVARSFDINKPGTSAKDLAGGVLGGSLVQGQLEVGDEIEIRPGREVEEGGQTEYVPIETTVRSLQAGGETVDTVTPGGLLGVGTGLDPSLTKGDALAGRLAGPSGSLPPTWQSFTMDVDLLERVVGAESGETVDEISTGEPLMMTVGTATTVGAVTSAREGECEVNLKRPVAAEPGAKIAINRRIGARWRLIGLGTLTE from the coding sequence ATGGAAGGAAATGGACAACCGGAGGTGAACATCGGGCTCGTCGGTCACGTCGACCACGGCAAGACGACACTGGTGCAAGCACTCAGTGGGTCGTGGACGGACCAGCACAGCGAGGAGATGAAACGCGGTATCTCCATCCGGCTGGGCTACGCGGACGCGACGTTCCGCTACTGTGACGGACTCGAGGAACCCGAATGTTACACCGTCGAGGAGGAGTGTCCGGACGGCTCCGAAAGCGAGCCGCTGCGGACCGTGTCGTTCGTCGACGCCCCTGGTCACGAGACCCTGATGGCGACGATGCTGTCGGGCGCCTCGCTGATGGACGGCGCCGTGTTGGTGGTCAGCGCCAACGAGCCCGTTCCGCAGCCCCAGACCGAGGAGCACCTGATGGCGCTCGACATCATCGGGATCGACAACATCGTCATCGCCCAGAACAAGGTCGACCTCGTCAGCGGCGATCAGGCCCGCCAGAACTACGAGGAGATCCAGGAGTTCGTCGAGGGAACCGTCGCCGAAGGCGCGCCCGTCGTTCCGGTCTCGGCCGGGCAGGAGGTCAACCTCGATCTGCTGATTCAGGCCATCGAGGAGGAGATCCCCACGCCAGAGCGGGATCCCGACGCGGATCCGCGGATGCACGTCGCCCGCAGCTTCGACATCAACAAGCCGGGGACGAGCGCGAAGGACCTCGCCGGCGGCGTCCTCGGGGGTAGCCTCGTGCAGGGCCAACTCGAGGTCGGCGACGAGATCGAGATCCGCCCCGGCCGCGAGGTCGAGGAGGGCGGCCAGACCGAGTACGTGCCGATCGAGACGACGGTTCGGTCGCTGCAGGCCGGCGGAGAGACCGTCGACACCGTCACGCCGGGCGGCCTGCTCGGCGTCGGAACCGGTCTCGATCCCTCGCTGACGAAAGGCGACGCGCTGGCCGGCCGACTCGCCGGTCCGTCGGGCTCGCTCCCGCCGACCTGGCAGTCCTTTACGATGGACGTCGACCTCCTCGAGCGCGTCGTCGGCGCCGAGAGCGGCGAGACGGTCGACGAGATCAGCACCGGCGAACCGTTGATGATGACCGTCGGCACGGCGACGACCGTCGGCGCCGTCACCAGCGCCCGCGAGGGCGAGTGCGAGGTCAACCTCAAGCGACCCGTCGCCGCCGAACCGGGCGCGAAGATCGCGATCAACCGCCGCATCGGCGCGCGCTGGCGGCTGATCGGACTCGGAACGCTCACCGAATAA
- a CDS encoding DUF5828 family protein: MEESISGFKVGGDWGTVVEHGERITQALRELDVETDDGDDGRFAAAFDEWNEWRPKAHEDFERDVKEKTAEQASVDEGEGEREGAEPDEDLQAAGEKLSASYAALEDREVDEAVENGTEALDRAARAADSVSRKAVRTVEKSVYRHVMTQLAPCYFDNELISANVQRPIGDDGDRFSFEVNVTDDALRAEVSTLLGRYEDEIDRWHVDVEKNTESLEAIEGAEVPPELGDQSRSTTT, translated from the coding sequence GTGGAAGAGAGCATCTCCGGATTCAAAGTAGGCGGTGACTGGGGGACGGTAGTCGAACACGGAGAGCGAATCACCCAAGCGCTTCGAGAACTCGATGTCGAAACCGACGACGGAGACGACGGTCGGTTCGCCGCCGCGTTCGACGAGTGGAACGAGTGGCGCCCGAAGGCCCACGAGGACTTCGAGCGAGACGTCAAAGAGAAGACCGCCGAACAGGCGAGCGTCGACGAAGGCGAAGGCGAGCGAGAGGGGGCGGAACCCGACGAGGACCTACAGGCCGCCGGCGAGAAGCTGTCGGCGTCGTACGCGGCGCTCGAGGACCGCGAGGTCGACGAGGCGGTCGAGAACGGAACCGAGGCGCTCGACCGCGCGGCGCGAGCGGCCGACTCGGTGAGCCGAAAAGCGGTTCGAACCGTCGAGAAGAGCGTCTACCGACACGTCATGACGCAGCTCGCACCGTGTTATTTCGATAACGAACTCATCAGTGCCAACGTCCAGCGGCCGATCGGGGACGACGGCGATCGGTTCAGCTTCGAGGTGAACGTCACGGACGACGCGCTCAGAGCGGAGGTCTCGACCCTCCTCGGGCGATACGAGGACGAGATCGACCGCTGGCACGTCGACGTCGAGAAGAACACCGAGTCCCTCGAAGCGATCGAAGGCGCCGAGGTACCGCCGGAACTCGGCGATCAGTCGCGTTCGACGACGACCTGA
- a CDS encoding DNA-directed RNA polymerase codes for MYKRVKLKDTVEVPPEELGDVSPDLVKRLLQDKLEGRMDEEVGSVVSVTEVHDIGEGTVLPNRPGVYYEAEFDAVTFDPQMQEVVDGTVVEVVEFGAFVGIGPVDGLLHVSQISDEYLAFDGENQRLSSNESDRALGVDDAVRARIVTKSIDERNPRDSKIGLTAKQPGLGKHGWLEEEHEKREATTAEGE; via the coding sequence ATGTACAAACGGGTCAAACTGAAAGACACGGTAGAAGTACCGCCGGAGGAGCTCGGCGACGTCTCGCCGGACCTCGTGAAGCGACTGCTGCAGGACAAACTCGAGGGGCGCATGGACGAGGAGGTCGGCAGCGTCGTCTCGGTCACCGAGGTCCACGACATCGGCGAGGGGACCGTCCTCCCGAACCGTCCGGGCGTCTACTACGAGGCCGAGTTCGACGCGGTCACCTTCGATCCGCAGATGCAGGAAGTCGTCGACGGCACCGTCGTCGAAGTCGTCGAGTTCGGCGCCTTCGTCGGCATCGGCCCGGTCGACGGCCTGTTGCACGTCTCGCAGATCAGCGACGAGTACCTCGCCTTCGACGGCGAGAACCAGCGGCTCTCCTCGAACGAGTCCGACCGCGCGCTCGGCGTCGACGACGCCGTCCGCGCCCGGATCGTCACCAAGAGCATCGACGAGCGCAACCCGCGGGACTCGAAGATCGGCCTCACCGCGAAACAGCCCGGCCTGGGCAAACACGGCTGGCTCGAGGAGGAACACGAGAAACGCGAAGCGACGACGGCCGAGGGTGAGTAA